In a genomic window of Gammaproteobacteria bacterium:
- a CDS encoding CopD family protein, whose translation MDLSGISNAVAVALHVLAAVVWVGGMFFAYLALRPALTEHSVLARAHLWVAVFRRFFPWVWASIAVLLVTGFFMIFNAFGGFRQAPLFVNIMLALGIAMMLLFAQVFFVPYPRLRHGVAVNDESEARHAMNQIRAIILINLVLGLIVIFVAASGAFALYD comes from the coding sequence ATGGATCTGAGCGGAATCAGCAACGCCGTCGCCGTCGCCCTCCACGTGCTGGCCGCCGTGGTGTGGGTGGGCGGCATGTTTTTTGCCTACCTGGCGCTGCGCCCGGCGCTCACCGAACACAGCGTGCTCGCACGCGCGCACCTGTGGGTGGCGGTGTTCCGGCGCTTTTTCCCCTGGGTCTGGGCGAGCATCGCGGTGCTGCTGGTCACGGGGTTTTTCATGATCTTCAACGCCTTCGGCGGCTTCCGGCAGGCCCCGTTGTTCGTGAACATCATGCTGGCACTCGGCATTGCCATGATGCTGCTGTTTGCGCAGGTATTTTTCGTCCCTTACCCGCGGCTGCGCCACGGCGTTGCGGTCAACGATGAATCTGAAGCGCGCCACGCCATGAACCAGATCCGCGCGATCATCCTCATCAATCTGGTGCTGGGGCTGATCGTGATCTTCGTGGCCGCCTCGGGCGCGTTCGCGCTCTACGACTGA
- the djlA gene encoding co-chaperone DjlA: MGWWGAIIGAALGWVVGGPWGAFIGAAVGLLLASRSVRVHVVGGNPAHAQQVFFRATFQVMGHIAKADGRVSENEIRAARAVMAQMNLSAEQQRAAMEFFGQGKQPEFPLDAVVSEFRQVCGGYPGLVSMFLQIQIAAALADGGMHPADQAVFNRICALLGIPPIVLRQYEDFARARPHFGGGEAPARERSDHLAAAYQTLGVSATASDDEVKRAYRRLMKENHPDRLVAKGLPPEMMALAQEKAKQINLAYEAIKMTRSMK, translated from the coding sequence ATGGGTTGGTGGGGCGCAATCATCGGTGCGGCGCTGGGCTGGGTCGTGGGCGGTCCGTGGGGGGCGTTTATCGGCGCTGCCGTCGGACTGTTGCTGGCCAGCCGCAGCGTGCGCGTGCACGTGGTGGGCGGGAATCCGGCGCACGCGCAACAGGTGTTTTTCCGCGCCACTTTCCAGGTCATGGGACACATCGCCAAGGCCGACGGACGCGTGTCGGAGAACGAAATCCGCGCGGCGCGCGCGGTCATGGCGCAGATGAACCTTTCCGCCGAGCAGCAGCGTGCGGCCATGGAATTTTTCGGGCAGGGCAAGCAGCCGGAGTTTCCGCTGGACGCCGTGGTCAGCGAATTTCGCCAGGTCTGCGGCGGGTACCCGGGGCTGGTGAGCATGTTCCTGCAGATTCAGATTGCAGCCGCGCTCGCGGATGGCGGCATGCACCCCGCGGACCAGGCGGTGTTCAACCGCATTTGCGCGCTGCTCGGCATTCCGCCCATCGTGCTGCGCCAATACGAGGATTTCGCGCGTGCGCGCCCGCATTTTGGCGGCGGCGAAGCACCTGCGCGCGAGCGCAGCGATCATCTGGCGGCCGCCTACCAGACGCTCGGCGTCAGCGCGACGGCCAGTGATGACGAGGTCAAGCGTGCGTACCGCCGGCTGATGAAGGAGAATCATCCCGACCGGCTGGTGGCCAAGGGCCTGCCGCCGGAGATGATGGCGCTGGCCCAGGAGAAGGCCAAGCAGATCAATCTGGCGTACGAAGCGATCAAGATGACGCGCAGCATGAAATAA
- the trpE gene encoding anthranilate synthase component I → MDQQQFDALRGAGFNRIPVTREILADLDTPLSTYLKFADAPYSFLLESVQGGETWGRYSIIGLPSRVRVTYGAGELHVHSPELNQHRRCADPLAEIEALRQQAHVPAVPGLPRFAGGLVGYLAFDTVRSLEPRLGNGAKPDALGCPDIFLLQADEFVVFDNLRGTLTLVTHADAGDPDGLAYAEQRLADFAARLRGPLRYPSAGGFAGSAAGEFQPGFGRAEFCRAVERARAYIRDGDIFQVVLSQRLSAPFAGRALDVYRALRGLNPSPYMYYFNFGDFQVVGASPEVLVRVEDREVTVRPIAGTRRRGQSPADDAALAEELLADPKERAEHVMLLDLGRNDLGRVAETGSVRITEQMAIERYSHVMHIVSEAKGRLRAGLGPLDALRAAFPAGTVSGAPKVRALEIIDELEPVKRGIYSGAVGYLGWNGNLDMAIAIRTAVVKDGYLHVQAGAGIVHDSVPEREWQETLSKGQALMRAVAMTNGGAL, encoded by the coding sequence ATGGATCAGCAGCAGTTTGATGCCCTGCGGGGCGCCGGCTTCAATCGCATCCCCGTAACCCGCGAAATCCTCGCGGATCTCGACACGCCCTTGAGTACCTACCTCAAGTTCGCGGACGCGCCGTATTCCTTTCTGCTCGAATCGGTACAGGGTGGCGAGACCTGGGGGCGTTACTCGATCATCGGCCTGCCGTCGCGGGTGCGCGTCACCTACGGCGCGGGCGAGCTGCACGTGCACAGCCCGGAGCTCAATCAGCACCGGCGGTGCGCCGATCCGCTTGCCGAGATCGAGGCGCTGCGCCAGCAGGCGCATGTGCCGGCCGTGCCGGGATTGCCGCGCTTCGCCGGCGGGCTGGTGGGATACCTGGCGTTCGACACCGTGCGCTCGCTTGAGCCTCGGCTCGGCAATGGTGCCAAGCCCGATGCGCTCGGCTGTCCCGACATCTTCCTGTTGCAGGCCGATGAGTTCGTGGTGTTCGACAATCTGCGCGGTACGCTCACGCTCGTCACCCACGCCGACGCCGGCGATCCTGATGGACTGGCCTACGCCGAGCAGCGGCTCGCGGATTTTGCCGCGCGCCTGCGCGGGCCGCTGCGTTATCCGAGCGCGGGCGGTTTTGCCGGCAGCGCCGCCGGCGAATTCCAGCCGGGATTCGGGCGCGCGGAATTCTGCCGCGCCGTGGAGCGCGCACGCGCGTACATCCGCGATGGCGACATCTTTCAGGTGGTGTTGTCGCAGCGGCTCAGCGCGCCTTTTGCCGGGCGTGCGCTCGATGTGTACCGTGCGCTGCGCGGGCTGAATCCTTCGCCCTACATGTATTACTTCAATTTCGGCGACTTCCAGGTGGTGGGTGCGTCACCCGAGGTGCTGGTGCGCGTGGAGGACCGCGAGGTGACGGTGCGGCCCATCGCCGGCACACGCCGGCGCGGCCAGTCGCCCGCGGATGACGCGGCGCTCGCGGAAGAACTGCTGGCCGATCCCAAGGAGCGCGCCGAGCACGTAATGCTGCTGGATCTGGGGCGCAATGATCTCGGCCGCGTGGCCGAAACCGGCAGCGTCCGGATCACCGAGCAGATGGCGATCGAGCGCTATTCGCACGTCATGCACATCGTCTCCGAAGCCAAGGGCCGGTTGCGCGCCGGCCTTGGTCCGCTGGACGCGCTGCGCGCGGCATTTCCCGCCGGCACCGTGAGCGGCGCGCCGAAAGTGCGGGCGTTGGAGATCATCGATGAACTGGAGCCGGTGAAGCGCGGCATCTATTCCGGTGCGGTGGGTTATCTCGGCTGGAACGGCAACCTCGACATGGCCATCGCCATCCGTACCGCCGTGGTCAAGGATGGCTATCTGCACGTGCAGGCCGGTGCCGGCATCGTGCACGATTCCGTTCCCGAACGTGAATGGCAGGAAACCCTGAGCAAGGGCCAGGCGCTGATGCGGGCTGTGGCGATGACGAATGGAGGCGCGCTGTGA
- the trpC gene encoding indole-3-glycerol phosphate synthase TrpC → MPDTPDILKRILADKARELTAKSAARPLHALRAALKDAPPPRGFLAALQACVADGKPAVIAEIKRASPSQGLLRVDFDVGAIAKSYAAAGAACLSVLTDAAYFQGRDDFLATARTACALPALRKDFIMDPWQVYESRLLGADAILLIVAVLGDAMLADLIALAADLGMDALLEVHDADELERTLALGAPLIGVNNRDLRSFHTDLQTTLALLPRIPADRLLVTESGIATRADIARLRAQGVHAFLVGETFMRAADPGAKLQELFGGSN, encoded by the coding sequence GTGCCTGACACCCCCGATATTCTGAAGCGCATCCTCGCAGACAAAGCGCGCGAGCTGACCGCGAAAAGCGCCGCGCGGCCGCTGCACGCGCTGCGGGCCGCGCTCAAGGACGCACCACCGCCGCGCGGGTTTCTCGCGGCGCTGCAGGCATGCGTCGCGGACGGCAAACCGGCGGTGATTGCCGAGATCAAGCGCGCTTCTCCCAGCCAGGGCCTGCTGAGAGTGGACTTCGACGTGGGCGCAATCGCGAAAAGTTACGCGGCGGCCGGCGCCGCTTGTCTTTCGGTGCTGACCGACGCGGCCTATTTCCAGGGCCGGGACGATTTCCTGGCCACAGCGCGCACGGCCTGCGCGCTGCCCGCGCTGCGCAAGGATTTCATCATGGATCCCTGGCAGGTGTACGAGTCCCGGCTGCTCGGGGCCGATGCCATCCTGCTGATCGTCGCGGTGCTGGGGGACGCCATGCTGGCTGACCTCATCGCCCTCGCCGCCGATCTCGGCATGGACGCGCTGCTGGAAGTGCACGACGCGGACGAGCTGGAACGCACACTCGCGCTCGGCGCACCGCTCATCGGCGTCAACAACCGCGATCTGCGCAGTTTCCATACCGACCTGCAAACCACGCTTGCGCTGCTGCCGCGCATTCCCGCCGATCGCTTGCTGGTCACCGAGAGTGGCATTGCCACCCGGGCCGACATTGCGCGCCTGCGCGCTCAAGGCGTGCATGCCTTTCTGGTGGGTGAAACCTTCATGCGCGCCGCTGATCCAGGGGCGAAACTCCAGGAGTTGTTTGGCGGGTCGAATTGA
- a CDS encoding phosphoglycolate phosphatase, producing the protein MAAIRLVTFDLDGTLVDSVPDLAVAIDLVCRDLALRLPGAVVVRQWVGDGVRRLVKRALTGGTDDEPDAQLFQRGMALFHRYYRTHLSDHTHLYPGVRAVLDELHTSGLHLACVTNKSGEFTAPLLQALDLQRYFGAVVSGDTLAVRKPDPAPLLHAARTLGVAPAAACMVGDSANDVRAARAAGFLPLAVSYGYGNAAEVAAMVPATIFGSLAELPCWLAAQDGALAGRAASR; encoded by the coding sequence ATGGCCGCAATCCGGCTGGTGACTTTTGACCTCGACGGTACGCTGGTGGACAGCGTACCCGATCTCGCCGTCGCCATTGACCTGGTGTGCCGGGATCTCGCGCTGCGCCTGCCCGGAGCGGTTGTGGTGCGTCAGTGGGTAGGCGACGGCGTGCGCCGGCTGGTCAAGCGTGCGCTCACCGGCGGCACGGATGACGAACCCGACGCACAATTGTTCCAACGCGGCATGGCGTTGTTCCACCGCTATTACCGCACTCACCTGAGCGATCATACGCACCTCTATCCGGGGGTGCGCGCTGTGCTGGACGAACTGCACACCTCCGGCTTGCACCTCGCCTGCGTGACCAACAAGTCGGGCGAATTCACTGCGCCCTTGCTGCAGGCGCTGGACTTGCAGCGTTATTTCGGCGCCGTGGTGTCCGGCGATACGCTCGCCGTGCGCAAGCCGGATCCCGCACCGCTGCTGCATGCCGCGCGCACGCTCGGCGTCGCGCCGGCCGCGGCCTGCATGGTCGGGGATTCGGCGAACGATGTGCGCGCGGCGCGCGCCGCGGGTTTCCTGCCGCTGGCGGTCAGCTACGGTTATGGCAATGCCGCGGAAGTCGCGGCCATGGTCCCCGCGACGATATTCGGCTCGCTGGCGGAGTTGCCCTGCTGGCTTGCGGCACAGGATGGTGCGCTTGCAGGACGGGCCGCAAGCCGTTAA
- a CDS encoding class I SAM-dependent methyltransferase, with translation MTHAKRTADFVPESQFGFWFLGTHTWEYEVVRDSLARLAALIARPRKRYPVVLDAGCGQGMAFSLLQEHFRPRRLIGLDMDAAVLARARRLSETRGLRVALLKGDCAALPLPDACVDLVFCHQTFHHLVHQERVLREFHRVLKPRGVLLFAESTIEYIDTWVIRLLFRHPAASQRSAAEFLAMIRYAGFAFDERTLEFPYLWWSRTTFKGLLEILHLRPTPPRGARKETLVYLAATKLATGNQS, from the coding sequence ATGACGCATGCCAAGCGCACAGCGGACTTTGTTCCGGAGTCGCAGTTCGGCTTCTGGTTTCTGGGCACCCACACCTGGGAATACGAGGTCGTGCGCGATTCGCTTGCACGGCTGGCGGCGTTGATTGCCAGGCCGCGCAAACGTTATCCGGTGGTGCTGGATGCAGGCTGCGGCCAGGGCATGGCATTCAGCCTGTTGCAGGAGCACTTCAGGCCGCGGCGCCTGATCGGTCTGGACATGGATGCCGCGGTTTTGGCGCGTGCCCGCCGGTTAAGCGAGACGCGCGGCTTGCGGGTGGCGTTACTCAAAGGCGATTGTGCCGCGCTGCCTTTGCCGGATGCCTGCGTGGATTTGGTGTTCTGCCACCAGACTTTTCATCATCTGGTGCACCAGGAGCGCGTACTCAGGGAATTTCACCGCGTACTCAAGCCGCGCGGAGTGCTGCTGTTTGCCGAATCCACGATTGAGTACATCGATACCTGGGTCATCCGCTTGCTGTTCCGGCACCCGGCAGCCTCGCAGCGCAGCGCGGCGGAATTTCTGGCGATGATCCGTTACGCCGGGTTTGCGTTTGACGAGCGCACCTTGGAATTTCCGTACCTGTGGTGGAGCCGCACCACATTCAAGGGCTTGTTGGAAATTCTGCATTTGCGGCCCACGCCGCCGCGCGGTGCGCGCAAGGAGACGCTGGTTTACCTGGCGGCCACCAAGCTCGCGACTGGAAATCAGTCGTAG
- the rpe gene encoding ribulose-phosphate 3-epimerase: MAKYLIAPSILSADFARLGEEVDAVLKAGADLIHFDVMDNHYVPNLTIGPMVCAALRKHSPKLPIDVHLMVKPVDRIIPDFAEAGASYITFHPEASEHVDRSLQLIRDHGCKAGLVFNPATPLDYLHYVMDKLDMVLVMSVNPGFAGQSFIASALDKLRDARRLIDQSGRAIRLEIDGGVKVDNIREIATAGADTFVAGSAIFGTKDYAAVIKKMRAELALTGN; encoded by the coding sequence ATGGCAAAATATCTGATTGCGCCCTCGATTTTGTCCGCGGACTTTGCGCGCCTGGGCGAAGAGGTGGACGCCGTGCTCAAGGCCGGCGCCGACCTGATCCATTTCGACGTGATGGACAACCACTATGTGCCGAACCTGACCATCGGCCCCATGGTGTGCGCGGCGTTGCGCAAGCACAGCCCCAAGCTGCCGATTGACGTGCACCTGATGGTCAAGCCGGTGGACCGCATCATTCCGGATTTTGCCGAAGCCGGCGCGAGCTACATCACCTTCCATCCGGAAGCCAGCGAACACGTGGACCGCAGCCTGCAACTCATCCGCGATCACGGCTGCAAGGCGGGCCTGGTATTCAATCCCGCGACGCCGCTGGATTATCTGCATTACGTCATGGACAAGCTCGACATGGTGCTCGTAATGTCGGTGAATCCGGGTTTTGCCGGCCAGTCCTTCATTGCTTCCGCCCTGGACAAGCTGCGCGACGCGCGCCGGCTCATTGATCAGAGCGGCCGCGCGATCCGCCTCGAGATTGACGGTGGCGTGAAGGTGGACAACATCCGTGAAATTGCCACAGCCGGCGCCGACACCTTCGTGGCGGGTTCCGCCATATTCGGCACCAAGGACTACGCGGCCGTCATCAAAAAAATGCGCGCTGAGCTGGCGCTCACCGGGAATTGA
- a CDS encoding serine/threonine protein kinase has translation MNDVTSATPYENLTPDTILAAVESAGRLSDGRLLALNSYENRVYQVGIEDSAPLIAKFYRPGRWSDAAILEEHAFSRELTDAEIPVVAPLADAQGATLLHHAGYRFALFPRQGGRAPDLERPDQLEWLGRFIGRIHAVGAAGRFQNRPKIDIETLGRRPREFILHSGFLPPELVPRYREVTDLLLAGVARNFERAGEFRHIRLHGDCHPGNLLWTDAGPHFVDLDDCATGPAVQDLWMLLAGSRADMQQQLGHVLDGYQQFVDFNSAELWLMEALRALRMLHYAAWIARRWSDPAFPRAFPWFNAPRYWEEHIQSLREQLALLDEAPLNLER, from the coding sequence ATGAACGATGTGACTTCTGCCACGCCTTACGAAAACCTGACGCCGGATACCATTCTCGCCGCGGTCGAGTCCGCCGGCCGGCTGAGCGACGGACGATTGCTCGCGCTCAACAGCTACGAGAACCGCGTGTATCAGGTGGGCATCGAGGACAGTGCGCCGCTGATCGCCAAGTTCTACCGTCCCGGCCGCTGGTCCGACGCAGCCATTCTGGAAGAGCACGCCTTCAGCCGGGAACTGACTGACGCAGAAATCCCCGTGGTTGCGCCGCTCGCGGATGCGCAAGGCGCGACGCTCCTGCACCATGCCGGTTACCGCTTTGCATTGTTCCCGCGCCAGGGCGGCCGCGCGCCTGATCTGGAACGGCCCGATCAGCTTGAATGGCTGGGTCGCTTCATCGGGCGCATCCATGCAGTCGGCGCAGCGGGACGGTTTCAAAACCGTCCGAAAATCGACATTGAAACCCTGGGCCGTAGACCGCGGGAATTCATCCTGCACAGCGGCTTCCTGCCGCCGGAACTTGTGCCGCGTTACCGAGAAGTGACTGATCTGTTGCTGGCCGGCGTGGCGCGTAACTTCGAGCGTGCGGGAGAATTCCGGCACATCCGGCTGCACGGCGACTGTCATCCCGGCAACCTGCTGTGGACCGATGCCGGCCCGCACTTCGTTGACCTGGACGACTGCGCCACGGGTCCGGCGGTGCAGGATTTGTGGATGCTGCTCGCCGGCTCGCGCGCCGACATGCAGCAACAACTCGGTCACGTACTGGACGGCTATCAGCAGTTTGTCGACTTCAATTCCGCGGAACTCTGGCTGATGGAGGCATTGCGTGCATTGCGCATGTTGCACTACGCCGCCTGGATCGCGCGCCGCTGGAGCGATCCGGCCTTCCCGCGCGCCTTCCCCTGGTTCAATGCGCCGCGCTACTGGGAAGAGCACATCCAGAGCCTGCGCGAGCAGCTGGCGTTGCTCGATGAAGCCCCGCTCAACCTGGAGCGGTAA
- a CDS encoding phosphoribosylaminoimidazolesuccinocarboxamide synthase, whose amino-acid sequence MPAVVFETRLQSLPLIHRGKVRDIYDAGPEHLLIVTSDRLSAFDVVLPDPIPGKGAVLTGISTFWFERTRHIIPNHLAHLDLSDLIKKGEELALLQDRAMLVRKLTALPIEAVVRGYLIGSGWKDYQKTSAVCGIELPPGLKLADQLPQPLFTPATKAPKGQHDENISYAQAEMLLGRKLAEQVSARAVELYNYAAEHARQRGIIIADTKFEFGVDEDNRLTLIDEALTPDSSRFWPVDSYRPGISPPSFDKQYVRDYLETLDWNKKAPAPHLPVEVIAKTAEKYQEAWRRLTA is encoded by the coding sequence ATGCCGGCCGTGGTATTCGAGACCCGTTTGCAGAGCCTGCCGCTGATTCACCGCGGCAAGGTGCGCGACATCTACGACGCTGGTCCCGAGCACCTGTTGATTGTCACCAGCGATCGCCTCTCGGCCTTCGACGTGGTGCTGCCCGATCCCATCCCCGGCAAGGGCGCGGTACTCACCGGCATCTCGACGTTCTGGTTCGAGCGCACGCGCCACATCATACCCAACCACCTCGCGCATCTCGATCTGAGCGACCTCATCAAGAAGGGCGAGGAACTGGCGCTGCTGCAGGACCGTGCCATGCTGGTGCGCAAACTTACGGCCCTGCCCATCGAGGCGGTGGTGCGCGGTTATCTCATCGGCTCGGGCTGGAAGGACTACCAGAAAACCAGCGCGGTGTGCGGCATCGAACTGCCTCCCGGCCTGAAACTTGCGGACCAACTGCCGCAGCCGCTGTTCACGCCCGCCACCAAGGCCCCCAAAGGCCAGCACGACGAAAACATCTCCTACGCGCAGGCTGAAATGCTACTGGGGCGCAAGCTCGCCGAGCAGGTGAGCGCCAGGGCCGTCGAGTTGTACAACTACGCGGCGGAACACGCGCGCCAGCGCGGCATCATCATTGCCGACACCAAATTCGAGTTCGGCGTGGATGAAGACAACCGGCTCACGCTCATTGACGAGGCGTTGACGCCGGATTCCTCGCGTTTCTGGCCGGTCGACAGCTACCGGCCCGGTATCAGCCCGCCGTCCTTCGACAAGCAATACGTGCGCGACTACCTGGAAACGCTCGACTGGAACAAAAAAGCGCCGGCCCCGCATCTGCCCGTGGAAGTCATCGCCAAAACCGCGGAAAAATATCAGGAAGCCTGGCGGCGCTTGACCGCGTGA
- a CDS encoding aminodeoxychorismate/anthranilate synthase component II: MLLMIDNYDSFTYNLVQYLGELGAEVRVERNDVLTVEQVARLKPERIVISPGPRTPSDAGICVELIQKLGGTLPILGVCLGHQAIGQAYGGRVVHAARIMHGKTSAIRHTGKGVFHSLPDAFEATRYHSLVIDKQTLPECLEVTAWTENEDGSIEEIMGVRHKTLPVEGVQFHPESILTQHGHALLKNFLECPPHSSLSP, encoded by the coding sequence ATGTTGCTCATGATCGACAACTACGACAGCTTCACTTACAACCTGGTGCAATATCTGGGCGAGCTGGGTGCCGAGGTGCGCGTCGAGCGCAACGATGTGCTCACGGTGGAGCAGGTGGCACGGCTCAAGCCCGAGCGTATCGTGATATCGCCGGGGCCGCGTACGCCGAGCGATGCTGGCATCTGCGTCGAATTGATTCAAAAACTGGGCGGCACGCTGCCGATTCTCGGAGTGTGCCTCGGTCATCAGGCCATCGGTCAGGCCTACGGCGGCCGGGTGGTACACGCCGCACGCATCATGCACGGCAAGACCTCGGCGATCCGCCACACCGGCAAGGGTGTGTTTCACAGCCTGCCGGACGCTTTCGAAGCCACGCGCTACCATTCGCTGGTGATCGACAAGCAGACGCTGCCTGAGTGTCTGGAAGTCACCGCCTGGACCGAGAACGAGGATGGCAGCATCGAGGAGATCATGGGTGTGCGCCACAAGACGCTGCCGGTCGAGGGCGTGCAGTTCCATCCCGAATCCATCCTGACGCAGCATGGCCATGCGTTGTTGAAGAATTTTCTGGAATGTCCCCCTCACTCCAGTCTCTCCCCCTGA
- a CDS encoding cobalamin-binding protein — MIDSYPQRIVCLTEETTETLYLLGEQQRIVGISGFTVRPPEARKEKPKVSAFTSAKIEKILELRPDLVLGFSDIQADIAAELVRRGIEVHVFNQRSVAEILRMILMLGGMIGCEDKPGTLVDKLQAGLDAIRAEASKLPHHPRVYFEEWDNPQISCIAWVSELIGIAGGEDIFPELAKEPLGKNRIVRDPAEVIRRQPDIILGSWCGKKFRPEQVAARPGWQAISAVRTGELHEVKSSLILQPGPAALTDGVEALQRVFRRWSQAHSR, encoded by the coding sequence ATGATCGATTCTTATCCACAACGCATCGTCTGCCTCACTGAGGAAACCACCGAGACGCTGTACTTGCTCGGTGAGCAGCAGCGCATCGTTGGCATTTCCGGTTTTACCGTGCGTCCGCCTGAAGCGCGCAAAGAGAAACCCAAGGTGTCGGCCTTCACCAGCGCCAAGATTGAAAAGATTCTGGAACTCAGGCCGGATCTGGTGTTGGGCTTCTCCGACATTCAGGCGGACATCGCCGCGGAACTGGTGCGCCGCGGCATCGAGGTGCATGTGTTCAATCAGCGCAGCGTGGCGGAAATCCTGCGCATGATCCTGATGCTCGGAGGCATGATTGGCTGTGAGGACAAGCCGGGGACGTTGGTTGATAAATTGCAGGCCGGCTTGGATGCAATTCGTGCTGAAGCGTCGAAGTTACCGCACCATCCGCGCGTGTATTTCGAGGAGTGGGACAATCCGCAGATTTCTTGTATCGCTTGGGTGTCGGAATTGATCGGGATCGCCGGCGGCGAGGACATTTTTCCGGAACTGGCGAAGGAACCGCTGGGCAAGAATCGCATCGTCCGCGACCCCGCCGAAGTCATTCGCCGTCAGCCGGACATTATCCTCGGCTCCTGGTGCGGCAAGAAATTTCGACCTGAGCAGGTGGCGGCTCGGCCCGGATGGCAGGCGATTTCCGCAGTGCGCACCGGAGAGTTGCACGAAGTGAAGTCCTCGCTGATCCTGCAACCCGGTCCGGCGGCGCTGACCGATGGCGTGGAGGCGCTGCAGCGGGTTTTCCGCCGCTGGTCGCAGGCTCATAGCCGCTAG
- the trpD gene encoding anthranilate phosphoribosyltransferase — MEIKEAISHIVDREDLSRADMEAVMRQIMTGGATPIQIGGFLAGLRAKGETVEEIAAAATVMRELAVPVRVSPAHLVDTCGTGGDGARLFNVSTAAAFVVAAGGGRVAKHGNRAMSGSSGSADVLEALGVKLDLPPERIARCIDELGVGFLYAPTHHSATKYASAPRKELGTRTLFNLLGPLTNPAFVPHQLLGVFAPRWVEPLAKVLRTLGSRHVLVVHSEDRLDEISVAASTRVAELQDGQIRSYEIEPRDFGMRHASLDALRVTSVQESLALIHEALAGRAGPAFDMVALNAGAALYAADVVASLAAGVQRAREVMQNGAAAQRLTRLVETSRA, encoded by the coding sequence TTGGAAATAAAGGAAGCCATCAGCCATATCGTGGACCGTGAAGATTTGAGCCGTGCCGACATGGAGGCGGTGATGCGCCAGATCATGACCGGCGGCGCCACGCCCATCCAGATCGGCGGCTTTCTCGCCGGTCTGCGCGCCAAGGGTGAAACCGTCGAGGAAATTGCCGCCGCCGCCACCGTGATGCGCGAGCTGGCCGTACCGGTGCGGGTTTCACCAGCGCACCTGGTGGACACCTGCGGCACGGGCGGCGACGGCGCGCGGCTGTTCAATGTTTCGACTGCCGCGGCCTTCGTGGTGGCGGCGGGCGGCGGGCGCGTCGCCAAACACGGTAACCGCGCGATGTCCGGCAGCTCCGGCAGTGCCGATGTGCTGGAGGCGCTCGGCGTGAAGCTCGACCTGCCGCCCGAACGCATTGCGCGCTGCATTGACGAGCTGGGCGTGGGTTTCCTGTACGCACCCACGCACCACAGCGCCACCAAGTACGCCTCCGCGCCACGCAAGGAACTTGGCACGCGCACGCTGTTCAACCTGCTCGGACCGCTCACCAATCCGGCCTTTGTGCCGCACCAGTTGCTCGGCGTGTTCGCGCCGCGCTGGGTTGAGCCGCTTGCCAAGGTGCTGCGCACCCTCGGCAGCCGCCACGTGCTCGTGGTGCATTCCGAAGACCGCTTGGACGAGATCAGCGTGGCCGCATCCACGCGCGTGGCGGAACTGCAGGATGGCCAGATCCGCAGTTACGAGATCGAGCCGCGGGACTTCGGCATGCGCCACGCGTCGCTCGACGCCTTGCGCGTGACGAGCGTGCAAGAAAGCCTGGCGCTGATTCACGAGGCACTCGCGGGCCGCGCTGGTCCGGCCTTCGACATGGTGGCGCTCAACGCCGGCGCCGCACTCTACGCGGCGGACGTGGTCGCGAGTCTGGCCGCCGGCGTGCAGCGCGCCCGTGAAGTAATGCAGAACGGCGCGGCCGCGCAGCGGCTCACAAGGCTGGTAGAAACGAGCCGTGCCTGA